One genomic window of Aliiroseovarius sp. M344 includes the following:
- a CDS encoding extracellular solute-binding protein, with protein MKPVHSRAKIQTSDTRLPMFWGMLAGLVLAITPMLARAETTITSHAYSYFGTPKYDADFAHLGFVNPDAPKGGEIIISSESGTFDSFNPYARKGVAGALASINIERLMTGIADEIGTSYGLVAESLEYPEDQSWVIFTLRPEAKFADGSPVTAEDVVFTHNLFMEQGLISYREGVSRIIAEVEALDPARVKFTFQPDAPIRERIGQASATPVMSKAWFEETGARLDESRLEQSMGTGPYMLDSYKINQRIVYKRNPDYWGKDLPINKGRWNFDTIRIEYFADSSAAFEGFSSGSYTFRLENSSKEWATSYDFPEVKNGQVIKAELDDGTQASGQGFVFNLRREKFQDIRVREAIGLMFNFEWSNEALFYGLYERVNSFAENSHLEATGMPSPEELALLEPLGDKLPDGTLGEAIMAPTSGDKQFDRKNARKASALLEEAGWIVGDDGMRRNAEGKMLKVEFLTFSPTFDRVITPYVENLQKIGVDAVLNRVDTSQFVDRRYAFDYDIITDHLAFGYEPGSNLEQAFGSKEAAVSVFNSPGVADPAVDVLIDIIRNADTEEDLVTAAKALDRVMRALKVSVPQWYKNKHTVAYYDQFEHPDPLPPYDLGYLDFWWFNAEKAEKLKADGVLR; from the coding sequence ATGAAGCCTGTCCACTCACGCGCCAAAATCCAAACATCAGATACCCGCTTGCCAATGTTCTGGGGCATGTTGGCGGGGCTTGTCTTGGCAATAACCCCCATGTTGGCTCGTGCCGAAACGACGATCACGTCACATGCTTACTCGTATTTCGGCACGCCGAAATACGATGCGGATTTCGCCCATCTGGGCTTTGTGAACCCGGACGCACCAAAGGGCGGCGAGATCATAATCTCTTCTGAAAGTGGCACTTTTGACAGCTTCAATCCCTATGCGCGCAAAGGCGTGGCCGGGGCATTGGCATCGATCAATATTGAACGGCTGATGACTGGCATCGCGGATGAAATCGGAACGTCCTATGGGCTTGTGGCGGAGAGCCTTGAATACCCGGAAGATCAAAGCTGGGTGATCTTCACCCTGCGTCCCGAAGCAAAGTTTGCCGATGGCAGCCCGGTGACCGCCGAAGACGTGGTGTTCACCCACAATCTGTTCATGGAACAGGGCCTGATCAGTTATCGCGAAGGCGTCAGCCGGATCATCGCTGAAGTCGAAGCACTGGACCCGGCCCGCGTCAAGTTCACCTTCCAGCCAGATGCCCCGATCCGCGAACGCATTGGCCAAGCCTCGGCGACGCCTGTCATGTCGAAAGCGTGGTTCGAGGAAACCGGCGCACGGTTGGATGAAAGCCGTCTGGAACAATCGATGGGCACCGGCCCCTATATGCTGGACAGTTACAAGATCAACCAGCGCATCGTATACAAGCGCAACCCGGATTACTGGGGCAAAGATCTTCCCATCAACAAGGGACGCTGGAACTTCGACACGATCCGCATCGAATACTTTGCCGACAGCAGCGCGGCTTTCGAAGGGTTTTCATCCGGCAGCTATACATTCCGCCTTGAAAACAGCTCGAAGGAATGGGCCACGTCTTATGACTTCCCAGAGGTTAAGAACGGACAGGTTATCAAGGCAGAGCTGGACGATGGCACCCAAGCGTCGGGCCAGGGTTTCGTCTTCAACCTGCGCCGCGAGAAGTTCCAAGACATCCGCGTGCGCGAAGCCATTGGCCTGATGTTCAACTTCGAATGGTCGAACGAAGCGCTGTTTTATGGCCTTTATGAGCGTGTAAACAGCTTTGCCGAAAACTCGCATCTCGAAGCCACCGGCATGCCATCGCCCGAAGAACTGGCTCTGCTGGAACCGCTGGGTGACAAACTGCCCGATGGCACTTTGGGAGAGGCGATCATGGCGCCCACCTCAGGTGACAAGCAGTTTGATCGAAAAAATGCGCGCAAAGCCTCGGCCCTGCTTGAAGAAGCAGGTTGGATCGTCGGCGACGACGGGATGCGGCGCAATGCCGAAGGTAAAATGCTGAAGGTCGAGTTTCTGACCTTTTCGCCAACATTTGATCGCGTCATCACACCCTATGTCGAAAACCTGCAAAAAATTGGCGTCGATGCGGTTCTGAACCGGGTCGACACCTCGCAGTTTGTCGACCGTCGATATGCGTTCGATTATGATATTATTACGGATCACCTGGCATTTGGTTACGAACCGGGCAGCAATCTGGAACAGGCTTTTGGCTCGAAAGAAGCCGCCGTTTCGGTCTTCAACTCGCCCGGTGTCGCGGATCCCGCCGTAGACGTCCTGATCGACATCATCCGAAATGCAGACACTGAAGAAGATCTGGTGACCGCCGCTAAAGCGCTGGACAGGGTCATGCGGGCGCTAAAAGTCTCGGTCCCACAATGGTACAAGAACAAGCACACGGTCGCCTATTACGATCAGTTTGAACACCCCGACCCCCTGCCCCCCTATGATCTGGGCTATCTGGACTTTTGGTGGTTTAACGCCGAAAAAGCAGAAAAACTGAAGGCAGACGGCGTGCTGCGCTAA
- a CDS encoding microcin C ABC transporter permease YejB: protein MGAYILRRLLLIIPTLLGIMVINFTLTQFVPGGPIEQIIAQMEGEGDVFATIAGGGADAGAGGGGDERYLGARGLPPEFIAELEKEFGFDKPPVERFLNMLWNYIRFDFGESYFRSIGVFELVAEKLPVSITLGLWSTVIAYIISIPLGVRKAVRDGSRFDTWTSGVIIVAYAIPGFLFAILLLVVFAGGSYLQWFPLRGLTSDNWSELSLWGKIIDYFWHITLPVLASTIASFATLTLLTKNSFLDEIKKQYVVTARAKGLAEHRVLYGHVFRNAMLIVIAGFPAVFLGVFFGGSVIIETLFSLDGLGRLGFEAALQRDYPVIFGTLFVFGLIGLLIGILSDLMYVFVDPRIDFEGREV, encoded by the coding sequence ATGGGCGCATATATTCTGCGCAGGCTTCTTCTGATCATCCCGACATTGCTGGGGATCATGGTGATAAACTTCACCCTGACCCAGTTTGTGCCCGGTGGTCCGATTGAACAGATCATTGCCCAGATGGAGGGCGAAGGCGACGTGTTTGCCACCATCGCCGGCGGTGGCGCAGATGCAGGCGCGGGAGGCGGCGGTGATGAACGCTATCTTGGTGCGCGCGGTCTGCCGCCCGAATTCATTGCAGAATTGGAAAAGGAATTTGGCTTCGACAAACCGCCGGTCGAACGGTTTCTGAATATGCTGTGGAACTATATTCGGTTCGATTTCGGTGAAAGCTATTTCAGGTCCATCGGTGTGTTTGAACTGGTGGCAGAGAAGCTGCCCGTGTCGATCACGCTGGGCCTGTGGTCCACTGTCATCGCCTATATCATCTCGATCCCGTTGGGCGTGCGCAAAGCCGTGCGCGATGGCTCACGCTTCGACACCTGGACCTCGGGTGTAATCATCGTGGCTTATGCGATCCCCGGCTTTCTGTTCGCAATCCTGTTGCTGGTTGTCTTTGCGGGCGGGTCCTACCTGCAATGGTTCCCGCTGCGCGGACTGACGTCGGACAACTGGAGCGAGTTGAGCCTTTGGGGCAAGATCATCGACTATTTCTGGCACATCACCTTGCCTGTGCTGGCATCCACCATCGCCAGTTTCGCAACCCTTACGCTTCTGACCAAGAACAGCTTTCTGGATGAGATCAAGAAGCAATATGTTGTCACGGCCCGCGCCAAGGGTCTGGCCGAGCATCGGGTGCTTTATGGCCACGTCTTCCGCAACGCGATGCTGATCGTGATAGCTGGCTTCCCGGCTGTATTCCTTGGTGTCTTTTTCGGCGGCTCGGTGATCATCGAAACGCTGTTCTCGCTGGATGGTCTGGGCCGGTTGGGGTTCGAGGCCGCGTTGCAACGCGATTACCCCGTCATTTTCGGCACGCTGTTCGTCTTTGGGCTGATCGGCCTGCTGATCGGCATCTTGTCTGACCTTATGTATGTCTTTGTCGATCCCCGGATCGACTTTGAAGGGCGCGAGGTCTGA
- a CDS encoding ABC transporter permease: MTLSPLNQRRWRNFRRNGRAFWSLILFCILFGLSLLAEFIANDKPILVSYQGELYAPIFKFYPETAFGGDFKTEANYDDIEVRCLIRSGGLEACWDDPEDTITQSKTGSVDGEQIEKGWLLWPPIPYSFTTIVDTGGAVPSAPTSQNILGTDDTSRDVAARVIYGFRLSVFFTIIVTVLTSIIGIAAGAIQGYFGGWVDLVFQRILEIWSSTPSLYVIIILFAILGRSFWLLVFVTVLFGWPALVGVVRAEFLRARNFEYVRAARALGVSNRVIMFRHVLPNAMVATLTMLPFIITGTISTLATLDFLGFGLPSSAPSLGELTRQAKANLQAPWLGFTAFLTFSILLSLLVFIFEGVRDAFDPRKTFQ; the protein is encoded by the coding sequence ATGACGTTGTCGCCTCTGAACCAGCGCCGCTGGCGCAACTTCCGCAGAAATGGCCGCGCCTTCTGGTCGCTGATCCTGTTCTGTATCCTGTTCGGCTTGTCGCTGCTGGCTGAGTTCATCGCCAACGACAAACCCATTCTGGTCAGCTATCAGGGCGAGCTTTATGCCCCGATCTTCAAGTTCTACCCTGAAACGGCATTTGGCGGGGATTTCAAAACCGAGGCCAATTATGACGATATCGAAGTGCGATGTCTGATCCGGTCGGGCGGGCTTGAAGCCTGCTGGGACGACCCGGAAGACACTATTACTCAATCCAAAACCGGATCTGTCGATGGGGAACAGATTGAAAAAGGCTGGCTGCTTTGGCCGCCGATTCCATACAGTTTCACCACGATCGTTGATACCGGCGGCGCGGTGCCATCGGCACCCACCAGTCAGAACATATTGGGCACCGACGACACCTCGCGCGATGTGGCGGCGCGGGTGATCTATGGCTTTCGGCTGTCGGTATTTTTCACGATCATCGTAACTGTTCTCACATCGATTATCGGCATCGCAGCCGGCGCGATCCAAGGCTATTTTGGCGGTTGGGTGGACCTTGTGTTCCAACGCATTCTGGAAATCTGGAGCTCGACCCCATCGCTGTACGTGATCATCATCCTGTTCGCGATCTTGGGGCGAAGTTTCTGGTTGCTGGTCTTCGTGACCGTACTGTTTGGTTGGCCCGCCTTGGTGGGCGTGGTGCGTGCCGAATTCCTGCGCGCGCGGAACTTTGAATATGTCCGCGCCGCGCGCGCGCTTGGCGTGTCGAACCGGGTCATCATGTTCCGCCACGTGTTGCCCAACGCCATGGTTGCCACGCTGACCATGCTGCCATTCATCATCACCGGCACGATCTCAACCCTTGCGACGTTGGATTTCCTTGGTTTCGGCTTGCCTTCCTCTGCGCCGTCACTGGGCGAGTTGACCCGTCAGGCCAAGGCCAACCTACAAGCGCCGTGGCTGGGCTTTACGGCCTTCCTGACCTTCTCGATCCTTCTGTCGCTGCTCGTCTTCATCTTCGAGGGCGTACGAGACGCTTTTGACCCGCGAAAGACCTTCCAATGA